Proteins from one Chloroflexota bacterium genomic window:
- a CDS encoding transposase: protein EVLLGQWRRIYNEVRPHSALGYRPPAPEAMLPRLAFSSSAGLI from the coding sequence GAGGTGCTCCTCGGACAGTGGAGGCGAATCTACAACGAGGTCCGGCCCCACAGCGCCCTCGGCTACCGCCCGCCAGCGCCTGAGGCGATGTTGCCACGACTGGCGTTCAGCAGTTCCGCCGGACTAATATAG